Proteins encoded within one genomic window of Onychostoma macrolepis isolate SWU-2019 chromosome 11, ASM1243209v1, whole genome shotgun sequence:
- the LOC131549582 gene encoding uncharacterized protein LOC131549582 isoform X3, producing the protein MLCRSHSVSFLTLAVMELFVFIAFQLLVEVQSYKSPTVKVSPDVIRESSSVKISCETPADVTVNQCYFITNREEKNIKVSSSCELDLSGAEVLGWAAVKSPESIYINCYYTIHEQGFNKPSSHSPPATVTVLDSLQKPFIRVSGDNNILSCEIPLSVRADFICSLYTEDDDLLYQRVSQRSQSGGSQCMFYLSHSELFTRSVNSRHLICVYSLKTQPEIRSPHSDTYTIRVSTATSTGKTLTTATKTTSVTTSNGETSTAPTNASVFTAASTLPDSTRETETSVPQTVHTHSDDSWLSVVLVFTGIGLFLSGLIGFICLCGSTSSADVLTELNYTSCQLETTSLLTSSVCSSKHG; encoded by the exons ATGTTGTGTAGGTCTCATTCTGTCTCTTTTCTCACACTCGCTGTAATGGAGTTGTTTGTCTTCATTGCTTTTCAGCTCCTGGTGGAGGTTCAGTCTTACA AGTCTCCTACTGTAAAAGTATCTCCAGATGTCATAAGAGAGTCCAGCTcagtgaagatcagctgtgagaCACCAGCAGATGTTACAGTGAATCAGTGTTATTTCATCACaaacagagaagagaagaatATAAAAGTCAGTTCATCATGTGAGCTGGATCTCTCTGGTGCTGAAGTGCTCGGATGGGCAGCTGTAAAATCACCTGAATCGATCTACATTAATTGTTACTACACAATACATGAACAAGGCTTCAATAAACCATCATCTCATTCTCCTCCTGCCACAGTCACGGTTCTAG ATTCTCTTCAGAAACCCTTCATCCGTGTTAGTGGAGATAATAACATCTTATCATGTGAAATACCACTTTCAGTCCGAGCTGATTTCATCTGTAGTCTCTACACTGAGGATGATGATCTTCTGTATCAGCGTGTTTCTCAGAGGAGTCAGTCTGGAGGGAGTCagtgtatgttttatttaagtcaTAGTGAACTCTTCACACGATCGGTGAACAGCAGACATCTGATCTGTGTTTATTCACTCAAGACTCAACCTGAGATCAGATCACCACACAGTGACACATACACCATCAGAG TCTCAACAGCGACCTCTACTGGTAAAACTTTGACAACAGCCACAAAAACAA CTTCAGTAACGACTTCTAATGGTGAAACTTCAACAGCTCCCACAAACGCTT CTGTTTTCACAGCAGCCTCTACTCTGCCTGATTCCACCAGAGAGACAGAAACAT CTGTTCCTCAAACTGTTCACACTCACTCTGACG ACTCATGGCTTTCAGTAGTGCTGGTTTTCACTGGTATTGGTTTATTTCTGTCTGGACTCATAGGATTCATCTGTCTGTGCGGCTCTACCA GTTCTGCTGATGTTCTCACAGAGCTGAACTACACCTCCTGTCAGCTGGAAACAACATCTCTATTAACTTCCTCTGTGTGCTCCTCAAAACATGGATGA
- the LOC131549582 gene encoding uncharacterized protein LOC131549582 isoform X2, translated as MLCRSHSVSFLTLAVMELFVFIAFQLLVEVQSYKSPTVKVSPDVIRESSSVKISCETPADVTVNQCYFITNREEKNIKVSSSCELDLSGAEVLGWAAVKSPESIYINCYYTIHEQGFNKPSSHSPPATVTVLDSLQKPFIRVSGDNNILSCEIPLSVRADFICSLYTEDDDLLYQRVSQRSQSGGSQCMFYLSHSELFTRSVNSRHLICVYSLKTQPEIRSPHSDTYTIRGLPQAKLRASASVIVETDTVELSCEDTEDLKMEKCVFIINGRESNSKRSSSCQLSLTGSQISVWSGGQSSSVRITCLYTVVKGQVSVPSPHSDPVTVTVKISTATSTGKTLTTATKTTSVTTSNGETSTAPTNASASTLPDSTRETETSVPQTVHTHSDDSWLSVVLVFTGIGLFLSGLIGFICLCGSTSSADVLTELNYTSCQLETTSLLTSSVCSSKHG; from the exons ATGTTGTGTAGGTCTCATTCTGTCTCTTTTCTCACACTCGCTGTAATGGAGTTGTTTGTCTTCATTGCTTTTCAGCTCCTGGTGGAGGTTCAGTCTTACA AGTCTCCTACTGTAAAAGTATCTCCAGATGTCATAAGAGAGTCCAGCTcagtgaagatcagctgtgagaCACCAGCAGATGTTACAGTGAATCAGTGTTATTTCATCACaaacagagaagagaagaatATAAAAGTCAGTTCATCATGTGAGCTGGATCTCTCTGGTGCTGAAGTGCTCGGATGGGCAGCTGTAAAATCACCTGAATCGATCTACATTAATTGTTACTACACAATACATGAACAAGGCTTCAATAAACCATCATCTCATTCTCCTCCTGCCACAGTCACGGTTCTAG ATTCTCTTCAGAAACCCTTCATCCGTGTTAGTGGAGATAATAACATCTTATCATGTGAAATACCACTTTCAGTCCGAGCTGATTTCATCTGTAGTCTCTACACTGAGGATGATGATCTTCTGTATCAGCGTGTTTCTCAGAGGAGTCAGTCTGGAGGGAGTCagtgtatgttttatttaagtcaTAGTGAACTCTTCACACGATCGGTGAACAGCAGACATCTGATCTGTGTTTATTCACTCAAGACTCAACCTGAGATCAGATCACCACACAGTGACACATACACCATCAGAG GTCTTCCTCAGGCCAAGTTGAGAGCGTCTGCTTCAGTTATTGTGGAAACAGACACAGTTGAGCTGAGCTGTGAGGATACTGAAGATCTGAAGATGGAGAAGTGTGTCTTTATCATAAATGGAAGAGAAAGTAACTCAAAACGGAGCTCATCATGTCAGCTCTCACTCACTGGATCTCAGATCAGTGTTTGGTCTGGAGGTCAGAGTTCATCTGTGAGAATAACCTGCCTCTACACTGTGGTGAAGGGACAAGTGTCTGTACCATCTCCTCACTCTGATCCAGTGACAGTAACAGTCAAGA TCTCAACAGCGACCTCTACTGGTAAAACTTTGACAACAGCCACAAAAACAA CTTCAGTAACGACTTCTAATGGTGAAACTTCAACAGCTCCCACAAACGCTT CAGCCTCTACTCTGCCTGATTCCACCAGAGAGACAGAAACAT CTGTTCCTCAAACTGTTCACACTCACTCTGACG ACTCATGGCTTTCAGTAGTGCTGGTTTTCACTGGTATTGGTTTATTTCTGTCTGGACTCATAGGATTCATCTGTCTGTGCGGCTCTACCA GTTCTGCTGATGTTCTCACAGAGCTGAACTACACCTCCTGTCAGCTGGAAACAACATCTCTATTAACTTCCTCTGTGTGCTCCTCAAAACATGGATGA
- the LOC131549582 gene encoding uncharacterized protein LOC131549582 isoform X1 produces the protein MLCRSHSVSFLTLAVMELFVFIAFQLLVEVQSYKSPTVKVSPDVIRESSSVKISCETPADVTVNQCYFITNREEKNIKVSSSCELDLSGAEVLGWAAVKSPESIYINCYYTIHEQGFNKPSSHSPPATVTVLDSLQKPFIRVSGDNNILSCEIPLSVRADFICSLYTEDDDLLYQRVSQRSQSGGSQCMFYLSHSELFTRSVNSRHLICVYSLKTQPEIRSPHSDTYTIRGLPQAKLRASASVIVETDTVELSCEDTEDLKMEKCVFIINGRESNSKRSSSCQLSLTGSQISVWSGGQSSSVRITCLYTVVKGQVSVPSPHSDPVTVTVKISTATSTGKTLTTATKTTSVTTSNGETSTAPTNASVFTAASTLPDSTRETETSVPQTVHTHSDDSWLSVVLVFTGIGLFLSGLIGFICLCGSTSSADVLTELNYTSCQLETTSLLTSSVCSSKHG, from the exons ATGTTGTGTAGGTCTCATTCTGTCTCTTTTCTCACACTCGCTGTAATGGAGTTGTTTGTCTTCATTGCTTTTCAGCTCCTGGTGGAGGTTCAGTCTTACA AGTCTCCTACTGTAAAAGTATCTCCAGATGTCATAAGAGAGTCCAGCTcagtgaagatcagctgtgagaCACCAGCAGATGTTACAGTGAATCAGTGTTATTTCATCACaaacagagaagagaagaatATAAAAGTCAGTTCATCATGTGAGCTGGATCTCTCTGGTGCTGAAGTGCTCGGATGGGCAGCTGTAAAATCACCTGAATCGATCTACATTAATTGTTACTACACAATACATGAACAAGGCTTCAATAAACCATCATCTCATTCTCCTCCTGCCACAGTCACGGTTCTAG ATTCTCTTCAGAAACCCTTCATCCGTGTTAGTGGAGATAATAACATCTTATCATGTGAAATACCACTTTCAGTCCGAGCTGATTTCATCTGTAGTCTCTACACTGAGGATGATGATCTTCTGTATCAGCGTGTTTCTCAGAGGAGTCAGTCTGGAGGGAGTCagtgtatgttttatttaagtcaTAGTGAACTCTTCACACGATCGGTGAACAGCAGACATCTGATCTGTGTTTATTCACTCAAGACTCAACCTGAGATCAGATCACCACACAGTGACACATACACCATCAGAG GTCTTCCTCAGGCCAAGTTGAGAGCGTCTGCTTCAGTTATTGTGGAAACAGACACAGTTGAGCTGAGCTGTGAGGATACTGAAGATCTGAAGATGGAGAAGTGTGTCTTTATCATAAATGGAAGAGAAAGTAACTCAAAACGGAGCTCATCATGTCAGCTCTCACTCACTGGATCTCAGATCAGTGTTTGGTCTGGAGGTCAGAGTTCATCTGTGAGAATAACCTGCCTCTACACTGTGGTGAAGGGACAAGTGTCTGTACCATCTCCTCACTCTGATCCAGTGACAGTAACAGTCAAGA TCTCAACAGCGACCTCTACTGGTAAAACTTTGACAACAGCCACAAAAACAA CTTCAGTAACGACTTCTAATGGTGAAACTTCAACAGCTCCCACAAACGCTT CTGTTTTCACAGCAGCCTCTACTCTGCCTGATTCCACCAGAGAGACAGAAACAT CTGTTCCTCAAACTGTTCACACTCACTCTGACG ACTCATGGCTTTCAGTAGTGCTGGTTTTCACTGGTATTGGTTTATTTCTGTCTGGACTCATAGGATTCATCTGTCTGTGCGGCTCTACCA GTTCTGCTGATGTTCTCACAGAGCTGAACTACACCTCCTGTCAGCTGGAAACAACATCTCTATTAACTTCCTCTGTGTGCTCCTCAAAACATGGATGA
- the LOC131548981 gene encoding uncharacterized protein LOC131548981 encodes MDTIISTFETPVYRRTDFSSVSVALIEGPPTLQYKDIWFIVLVFTGVAVILSGLVGLICLCRFASKKIRKRNKTMSVKPDVASQGIGMTCSGSAETYSLITSVPATSQPIFADVLVHKQQKQGNLEENENVYHLYCTIPDKPVHSDAGGQAYSLVKMH; translated from the exons ATGGACACAATCATTTCTACATTTGAAACCCCAGTGTACCGCAGAACAG ACTTTTCTAGTGTTTCAGTGGCTCTTATTGAAGGTCCACCAACACTACAATACAAAG ATATATGGTTTATAGTGCTGGTTTTCACTGGTGTTGCTGTAATTTTGTCTGGACTCGTGGGACTCATCTGTCTGTGCCGGTTTGCAA gtaaaaaaataagaaaacg CAACAAAACGATGTCAGTAAAACCTGATGTGGCAAGTCAAGGAATTGGTATG ACTTGTTCTGGATCTGCAGAGACATATtctctgatcacttctgtaccAGCCACATCTCAGCCAATATTTGCAG ATGTTTTGGTccataaacaacagaaacaggGAAATCTGGAGGAAAATGAG AATGTTTATCATCTGTACTGTACAATTCCTGACAAACCAGTTCACTCAGATGCAGGAGGTCAAGCCTACAGtttggtgaagatgcactga